TTGGGCCTTGTGGATTTGGGGGCATTTTCTGCCTATGTGAGTGGAGTTATTTTCCGTTGGATTTTGGAACGCTCGCGAGGCGTCCGGGTGGGAGTGGATATTTGGCCGAAAAAGGGGGGGCGGGGCGGAAAAAACTCCGTGGCACAGCGGTTGCTAAAACCTCCCGTTCACTATGCTCACGATAGAACAAAATCGGGTGGAGGAGAAAATCATCCCTCTCTTCACAGAAACGACCCTTGATCTGCGCTTCCCCTGTGGGCTGCTCGGCTTCGAGCAAATCAAGAATTACAAGCTTCACGCGTTTCCGGACATTCACCCATTTTTGTGGCTCGAGGCTCAAGATGGCGACGGACTCTGTTTCCTGGTCGTCCCGCCTCCCTACGTCGTGGAGGCGTATCACATCGAGCTGAGCGATGAAGACGTAAGCTTTCTGGGATTGAATGAACCGGAAGACGCTGTGGTGATGAACATCGCGACGTTTCATCCGGACGGCTCGATCACG
The genomic region above belongs to Verrucomicrobiota bacterium and contains:
- a CDS encoding flagellar assembly protein FliW, which produces MLTIEQNRVEEKIIPLFTETTLDLRFPCGLLGFEQIKNYKLHAFPDIHPFLWLEAQDGDGLCFLVVPPPYVVEAYHIELSDEDVSFLGLNEPEDAVVMNIATFHPDGSITVNLKGPIVHNRHTLVARQVVPKNAATLSIKHPLSN